From the Candidatus Angelobacter sp. genome, one window contains:
- a CDS encoding DUF4340 domain-containing protein yields MNSKGTLYLITVALGVFAYILFFERHTLDSEQQAARATKLFPNFDPIKVTSVEILRSNSVIRVERTNDQWRLTRPAYPAQTTAIENWLGLFNSLTRRAYISSGELLAQPGGMAAFGLEEPQVTLTVQFGQKKLRLLLGAKTPIGETLYLKQVGSDGVLVTESALLDRLPLSDTDWRDPTFLHLSGLKFDRIRVRAGTREFSVERNPTNLLWSLADPRPARADNSLLQQLLQKLQNTPVGRFVSDTPGDLDPYGLQTPEVALVFGQGTNNVLTVEFGKSPTNGSTQVYARRSNYPMIVTVPKSLVDELRVPYTDFLDKRLIEFAPSAVERIEAHAAEVFAVQKQTNGAWRIVEPLTAPADTSLVQGLLSRLNSLEVVDLAKEVVTPEDLPTYGLSPSKSQYVLKGAAAGGTNQLIAEIDFGTNQADKIYVRRSDENSVYAMRLEDALSLPKAAFELRDRRIWNFTTNQVTGVTIEFKGRTYKLQRDHKGSWKFTEGFQGIVNPFALEEAVYRFGQLWSNAWIAQGSRDVARYGFTNPPHKLSIDVNNGEKLRTFTLEFGSQSLSGGPYALVDLEGERTVFECPFKIYDAYNEVVRSLVASAGAVP; encoded by the coding sequence ATGAATTCCAAAGGCACCCTTTATCTGATAACCGTGGCGCTGGGCGTCTTCGCATATATCCTTTTCTTCGAGCGGCATACTCTCGACAGCGAACAGCAGGCGGCGCGCGCGACGAAACTGTTCCCCAATTTTGATCCTATCAAGGTCACCAGTGTGGAGATTCTCCGCTCGAACAGCGTCATCCGCGTCGAGCGAACCAACGATCAGTGGCGGCTGACAAGGCCGGCTTACCCGGCGCAGACGACCGCCATCGAAAACTGGCTCGGACTGTTCAACTCGTTGACCCGGCGCGCTTATATCTCCTCCGGAGAACTGCTCGCCCAGCCCGGCGGCATGGCGGCGTTCGGGCTGGAGGAACCGCAGGTGACGCTGACGGTCCAGTTCGGTCAGAAAAAACTGCGTCTCCTCCTCGGCGCGAAGACGCCGATAGGGGAAACGCTTTATCTGAAACAGGTGGGATCAGACGGCGTCCTCGTGACGGAGTCGGCATTGCTCGATCGTCTCCCGTTGTCCGATACCGACTGGCGTGATCCGACCTTTCTGCATTTGTCCGGGCTGAAATTCGACCGGATCCGCGTACGCGCGGGCACGCGTGAGTTCAGCGTCGAGCGCAATCCGACGAATCTCCTGTGGAGCCTGGCCGACCCGCGTCCGGCGCGGGCGGACAACAGCTTGCTCCAACAACTGCTCCAGAAACTGCAAAACACACCCGTCGGCCGGTTTGTCAGCGACACGCCCGGCGACCTTGATCCCTACGGGCTGCAGACCCCCGAAGTGGCGCTGGTATTCGGCCAGGGGACCAACAACGTTCTTACGGTTGAATTCGGCAAAAGTCCAACGAACGGTTCCACACAGGTGTATGCGCGGCGCTCCAACTATCCAATGATCGTGACTGTTCCAAAATCACTGGTGGATGAATTGCGCGTCCCGTACACGGATTTTCTGGACAAACGGTTGATCGAATTCGCGCCGTCGGCGGTGGAACGAATTGAGGCCCACGCCGCCGAGGTATTCGCGGTCCAGAAACAGACCAATGGCGCCTGGCGGATCGTCGAACCGCTCACCGCCCCCGCTGACACCTCTCTGGTGCAAGGATTGTTGAGCCGCCTGAACTCGCTGGAGGTCGTCGATTTGGCGAAGGAAGTTGTGACGCCCGAGGACCTGCCGACGTACGGACTTTCGCCGTCCAAATCACAGTACGTCTTGAAAGGCGCGGCGGCGGGCGGCACGAATCAATTGATTGCCGAGATTGATTTTGGCACCAACCAGGCTGACAAGATTTACGTGCGCCGCAGCGACGAGAATTCCGTGTACGCAATGCGCCTCGAAGACGCGCTGTCGCTGCCCAAGGCCGCATTCGAGTTGCGCGACCGGCGCATCTGGAATTTTACGACGAACCAGGTGACGGGCGTGACAATCGAGTTCAAGGGAAGGACCTACAAACTGCAGCGCGATCACAAGGGCAGCTGGAAGTTCACGGAAGGCTTCCAGGGCATCGTGAACCCGTTCGCGCTTGAGGAGGCGGTGTACCGCTTTGGCCAGTTGTGGTCGAACGCCTGGATCGCTCAGGGCTCTCGGGATGTCGCCCGATACGGATTCACGAATCCACCGCACAAACTGTCGATCGACGTCAATAATGGCGAGAAGCTACGCACATTTACGCTTGAATTCGGCAGTCAATCCCTCTCGGGCGGCCCGTACGCTCTGGTGGACCTTGAAGGCGAACGGACGGTGTTCGAATGCCCGTTCAAAATCTACGACGCCTATAACGAAGTGGTTCGTAGCCTGGTCGCATCTGCGGGTGCCGTCCCGTGA
- a CDS encoding GldG family protein yields the protein MANPSPHKASFSAGRKWVIALNVFASCAALLALVLMVNYLASRHFKRYQWMTDERYQLSPMTLQWLDSLTNQVKIIVFFDPHSSLFSSVKGLINEYGLACSKLKVEFVDYLNASGRGELIRTQYRLGSSADENFVIFDSNGKVKIVYEKEMSDYDLSGIFTGKEARRTAFKGEQMFTSAIVGITDARPFKAYFLVGHGEHPPDSEDDINGYFKFARVLQDKNISTETLSLLTNDVPRDCQLLIVAGPRRPLPESELEKIDSYLRHGGRAFILLLNPGITGVKSGLEGILLNWGVEVGDRLVTDESQAKAGQTQVLYVDSFGQHPIVRPLVGSRLAMVLPHAVRQLPGSSRTSDTAKVVELAFTSGLGKEVRSVTNTVIPLMVAVEKGTIPGVAADHGSTRIVVVGDSLMLANAPIESEANRDFANLAVSWLLDRSQLLAIGPRPVREYKISMTQHQMAAARWILLGGLPGGVLALGLLVWVRRRR from the coding sequence ATGGCAAACCCTTCACCTCATAAGGCGAGCTTTTCCGCCGGAAGAAAATGGGTCATCGCCCTGAACGTGTTCGCTTCGTGCGCGGCGCTGCTGGCGCTGGTGCTGATGGTGAATTACCTGGCGAGCCGTCATTTCAAGCGTTACCAGTGGATGACCGACGAGCGGTACCAACTGTCGCCCATGACGCTCCAGTGGCTCGACTCGCTCACAAACCAGGTGAAGATCATCGTCTTTTTTGATCCCCACAGCTCGCTGTTCAGTTCTGTCAAGGGACTGATTAATGAGTACGGGCTGGCCTGTTCGAAACTCAAAGTGGAATTCGTGGACTACCTCAACGCATCCGGCCGCGGCGAACTCATCAGGACGCAATACAGGCTCGGTTCCTCGGCGGATGAGAATTTTGTCATCTTCGACAGCAACGGCAAGGTCAAGATCGTTTATGAAAAAGAGATGTCGGATTACGACCTGTCCGGCATCTTCACGGGCAAGGAAGCCCGCCGCACGGCGTTCAAAGGCGAGCAGATGTTCACCTCGGCCATCGTTGGCATCACGGACGCCAGGCCGTTCAAAGCCTACTTTCTGGTCGGGCACGGCGAACACCCACCCGACAGCGAGGACGACATCAATGGGTATTTCAAATTCGCCAGGGTTTTGCAGGACAAGAACATTTCCACGGAGACTCTGTCTCTGCTAACCAACGACGTGCCTCGCGACTGCCAGCTGCTCATCGTTGCCGGCCCGCGTCGGCCGTTGCCCGAGTCGGAGCTGGAGAAAATCGACAGCTATCTGCGCCACGGCGGACGGGCCTTCATCCTTCTTTTGAATCCGGGCATCACCGGCGTCAAAAGCGGGCTGGAAGGGATTCTGCTCAATTGGGGCGTCGAAGTCGGCGACCGGCTCGTCACCGACGAATCGCAGGCGAAGGCCGGCCAGACCCAGGTGCTCTATGTGGACAGCTTCGGCCAGCATCCCATCGTCCGGCCGTTGGTGGGTTCGCGACTCGCGATGGTGCTGCCTCATGCCGTGCGGCAGTTACCGGGTTCTTCGCGCACATCGGACACGGCCAAAGTCGTGGAATTGGCCTTTACGAGCGGGCTAGGGAAGGAGGTACGCAGCGTGACCAACACCGTCATTCCGCTGATGGTAGCCGTGGAAAAGGGCACCATCCCAGGTGTCGCCGCCGACCACGGATCCACGCGCATCGTGGTCGTCGGTGATTCATTAATGCTGGCCAACGCGCCCATCGAGTCGGAGGCCAATCGCGATTTTGCAAACCTGGCGGTCAGCTGGTTGCTGGATCGTTCACAGCTGCTGGCCATTGGACCGCGCCCGGTACGCGAATATAAAATCTCCATGACCCAGCACCAGATGGCGGCGGCAAGGTGGATCTTGCTGGGCGGTCTGCCCGGCGGCGTGCTGGCGCTCGGATTGCTCGTATGGGTGCGTCGACGCCGCTGA
- a CDS encoding ABC transporter permease, which produces MRVYLTMVRRELGVFFASLTGYAVIASVLLLLGLSFTGMLSSLNDDPRGVVEPLTVLFYSTFYFWLILLLITPVITMRSFAFEKGTGTYETLMTTPVSDLQVVLAKFTGTLLFYILTWLPLVGCIAVVRYFTREPTVLDPWTTASTFLGITLIGCLYMSMGCFASALTRSQIIAAMNSLVMGLGLFVLSLRSLVPTPSSDWAGKVFSYISLSEHMEDFARGIVDTRHIVFYLSLTAFFLFLTFKVVESRRWK; this is translated from the coding sequence ATGCGGGTGTATCTCACCATGGTCCGGCGCGAACTTGGGGTTTTCTTTGCGTCACTCACCGGCTACGCGGTCATCGCGTCGGTCCTGCTGCTGCTTGGCTTGAGCTTCACCGGGATGCTGTCTTCGCTCAACGACGATCCCCGCGGCGTGGTGGAGCCTTTGACGGTCTTGTTCTACAGCACATTTTACTTCTGGCTGATTCTGCTGCTGATTACGCCCGTGATTACGATGCGTTCCTTCGCCTTCGAAAAGGGAACGGGCACATACGAGACGTTAATGACGACACCGGTGAGTGATCTGCAGGTCGTGCTGGCCAAGTTTACGGGCACGTTGCTGTTCTATATTCTGACGTGGCTGCCGTTGGTTGGCTGCATCGCGGTCGTGCGGTATTTCACTCGCGAGCCGACCGTTCTCGATCCCTGGACGACGGCGAGCACGTTTCTTGGAATCACGCTGATCGGCTGTCTTTACATGTCCATGGGTTGTTTCGCGTCGGCACTGACGCGGAGTCAGATCATCGCGGCGATGAACAGCCTGGTGATGGGCCTGGGGTTGTTCGTGTTGAGCTTGCGATCGCTGGTCCCGACGCCGTCGTCGGACTGGGCGGGGAAGGTATTCTCGTACATCTCGCTGAGCGAACACATGGAGGATTTTGCCCGGGGAATCGTGGACACGAGGCACATCGTTTTTTACCTGAGCCTGACCGCGTTTTTTTTGTTTCTGACATTCAAGGTGGTTGAAAGTCGCCGTTGGAAGTGA
- a CDS encoding ATP-binding cassette domain-containing protein, with protein sequence MNNGLIIEVENLTKRYAGHTAVDGLTFSVGRGEIVGFLGPNGAGKSTTMRVLSCFMPATSGSARVAGFDVFSEADDVRRRIGYMPENNPLHLDMRVREYLKFRARLKGLGIRRSRERVDVVMQQCGLTDVGRKIVGHLSKGYRQRVGLADALVHEPELIILDEPTIGLDPHQIRSVRHLIKDLARNHTVLISTHILSEVEMTCNRVLIMHQGKILAADTPQNLQNIMSDGGQVIAEIAAPVTDLRACWEQMGEVEYFDIAPAEGEYLRCALTPRAGLDLRPLVFEQVRVRGWTLRELSRAQHSLEDIFVHITRSDRDEEAR encoded by the coding sequence ATGAACAACGGCTTGATCATCGAGGTCGAAAACCTGACCAAGCGCTACGCCGGTCACACGGCGGTGGACGGTCTGACCTTCTCGGTTGGTCGCGGCGAGATCGTCGGCTTTCTGGGACCCAACGGTGCGGGCAAGAGCACAACGATGCGCGTGCTTTCGTGCTTCATGCCCGCAACTTCCGGTTCCGCGCGCGTTGCGGGCTTCGATGTTTTCAGCGAGGCTGACGACGTCCGACGGCGCATCGGTTACATGCCGGAAAACAACCCTTTGCATCTCGACATGCGGGTGCGCGAATACCTCAAGTTCCGCGCCCGGTTGAAAGGCCTTGGCATCCGGCGCAGCCGCGAACGCGTTGACGTTGTGATGCAACAGTGCGGTCTGACCGACGTGGGGCGGAAGATCGTCGGGCACTTGTCCAAAGGCTACCGTCAGCGCGTCGGTCTCGCCGATGCGCTCGTGCACGAGCCGGAGCTGATCATTCTGGACGAGCCGACAATCGGACTGGATCCGCACCAGATTCGTTCGGTCCGGCATCTCATCAAAGATCTGGCGCGCAATCACACGGTGCTGATCTCGACGCATATCCTGTCGGAGGTGGAAATGACGTGCAACCGGGTACTGATCATGCACCAGGGAAAAATTCTGGCCGCCGACACGCCGCAAAACCTGCAAAACATCATGAGCGACGGCGGACAGGTGATTGCGGAAATCGCGGCCCCGGTGACCGACCTGCGCGCCTGCTGGGAACAGATGGGTGAGGTCGAGTACTTCGACATCGCTCCGGCGGAAGGGGAATATTTGCGTTGCGCGTTGACGCCGCGCGCGGGACTGGACCTGCGGCCACTTGTGTTTGAACAAGTGCGGGTGCGCGGCTGGACCCTGCGCGAACTCAGCCGCGCGCAACATTCGCTCGAGGACATTTTCGTCCACATCACGCGGTCCGACCGCGACGAGGAGGCACGCTGA
- a CDS encoding trypsin-like peptidase domain-containing protein produces MPPLALAAVVNVAPTTFSPAAEADLRRDAAVEAVDRVMPCVVNIATETVVEYRDPFDQMLREFWGPYYRRRQPDTQYSLGSGVIIDEDGYVLTNLHVVRRASKVRVRLADGREFEAKPIVGNTGKDVALLKLVTQHSEKFKAVKFAKDDDLLLGETVLALGNPFGLGGSVSRGILSSKNRRPSAEDETLDVADWLQTDAAINPGSSGGPLIDLRGDLIGLNVAIYREGQGIAFAIPIKQVAEALSEIFIPEVIRSVWFGAGIKSGVCPLAVTDVEPGSPAAKAGLQKGDEITQVNGRTPGSFIQCIELISASSDHEAILAVRRNGERKDIRVRMVPLSQLVRQKLGASVQELDKDELAESFGFHRGEGLLVADVEQGGPAARAELQRGYLITAIDGRATTDLLSAASALMGKKRDERVALSVVARRQRGAYVQTRQGSVTLRVR; encoded by the coding sequence GTGCCACCATTGGCGCTCGCCGCCGTCGTGAACGTGGCGCCCACGACTTTTTCGCCTGCCGCAGAGGCGGATCTGCGGCGGGACGCCGCGGTTGAAGCTGTGGATCGAGTCATGCCGTGCGTCGTGAACATCGCCACGGAAACCGTCGTGGAGTATCGCGACCCGTTCGACCAGATGCTGCGCGAATTCTGGGGACCGTACTACCGACGACGGCAGCCCGACACCCAGTACAGCCTCGGTTCGGGCGTCATTATCGACGAGGATGGCTATGTGCTCACGAACCTCCACGTCGTGCGGCGTGCCAGCAAGGTCCGGGTCAGACTCGCCGACGGACGGGAGTTTGAGGCGAAGCCGATCGTCGGCAACACAGGCAAAGATGTGGCGTTGCTCAAACTCGTCACTCAACACAGTGAAAAATTCAAAGCAGTAAAGTTTGCCAAAGACGACGATTTGTTGCTGGGTGAAACGGTCCTCGCGCTGGGCAACCCGTTCGGTCTGGGCGGCTCAGTCAGCCGCGGCATTTTGAGTTCGAAGAACCGGCGCCCGTCAGCGGAAGACGAAACGCTGGACGTTGCCGACTGGCTGCAAACCGACGCCGCCATCAACCCCGGCAGCAGCGGCGGACCGCTCATCGATTTGCGCGGTGACCTGATCGGCCTCAACGTGGCGATTTACCGCGAGGGACAAGGCATTGCCTTTGCCATCCCCATCAAACAGGTCGCCGAGGCGCTCTCGGAGATTTTCATTCCTGAGGTGATCCGGTCTGTGTGGTTCGGCGCGGGCATCAAGTCCGGCGTCTGTCCGCTGGCGGTGACCGATGTGGAACCGGGGAGTCCCGCCGCAAAAGCCGGATTGCAGAAGGGCGACGAGATCACACAGGTCAACGGCCGGACTCCCGGGAGTTTCATCCAATGCATCGAGCTTATCAGCGCTAGCTCGGATCATGAAGCAATCCTTGCCGTCCGCCGGAACGGTGAACGGAAGGACATCAGGGTGCGAATGGTTCCGCTGTCTCAATTGGTCCGCCAGAAACTTGGCGCGTCCGTTCAGGAACTGGACAAAGATGAACTGGCGGAAAGTTTCGGTTTCCACCGCGGGGAAGGGCTGCTGGTGGCCGACGTCGAACAGGGCGGACCCGCCGCGCGGGCCGAGTTGCAACGTGGTTATCTGATCACCGCCATTGACGGACGGGCCACCACGGACCTGCTTTCCGCGGCCAGCGCGTTGATGGGAAAAAAACGGGACGAACGCGTTGCGTTGAGCGTCGTCGCGCGGCGGCAACGCGGCGCTTACGTTCAAACGCGGCAAGGTTCCGTCACACTTCGCGTCCGTTGA
- a CDS encoding DUF2851 family protein translates to MQKPQPKSNGKVSGIAPNLYEQWRASTRAAPALREAVDAAPPERLLQHIWQHQRLRREQLRTLDGQQVCVLHPGFWNHEAGPDFRNAILQFGTASPHSGDIEIDLHSAGWRAHRHDRNAAYRNVILHVVWDAESDAHCAVPTLALKLRLDAPLNELSAWFGHDAGVPDLLAGRCSAPLRDLSMNALCELLQQAARIRLRRKASEFAARARQVGWERALWEGLLAALGYKHNVWPMRRVAELLPLLAAGDSNKRGAVLSLQARLLGVSGMLPAELPRTQSGADDYLRRIWDHWWRERGEFVDVTLPRALWRFNGLRPANHPQRRLALAAHWLVEENLPDKLERWFTSEISDGGLSGSLMEVFQAGRDDFWSSHWTLRSARMAKPQPLLGAHRVTDLAVNVVLPWFWTRAEAGRNSTLQQAAEHRYYSWPASEDNALLRLARQRLLAGANARAPWTAARQQGLLQIVRDFCDHSNSLCENCRFPELVRNLDATAAE, encoded by the coding sequence TTGCAAAAGCCACAACCGAAAAGCAATGGCAAGGTGTCCGGCATCGCACCCAACCTATATGAGCAGTGGCGGGCATCCACCCGGGCTGCGCCGGCGCTGCGTGAGGCGGTGGACGCCGCACCGCCAGAACGGTTGCTGCAACACATCTGGCAGCACCAGCGGCTCCGACGCGAGCAACTGAGGACGTTGGACGGCCAGCAAGTTTGTGTTCTTCATCCCGGTTTCTGGAACCACGAAGCCGGCCCTGATTTCCGAAACGCAATTCTGCAATTCGGCACCGCGTCCCCGCACAGCGGCGACATCGAGATTGATTTGCATTCCGCCGGCTGGCGGGCCCACCGCCACGACCGCAACGCCGCCTACCGGAACGTCATCCTCCACGTGGTCTGGGACGCGGAATCGGACGCGCACTGTGCGGTGCCCACCCTTGCGTTGAAACTGCGGCTCGACGCCCCGTTAAATGAATTAAGCGCCTGGTTTGGACACGATGCGGGCGTTCCCGACCTGCTCGCCGGGCGATGCAGTGCCCCGTTGCGTGACCTGTCCATGAACGCGCTTTGCGAACTGCTGCAACAGGCGGCGCGGATTCGATTGCGCCGCAAAGCGTCGGAATTTGCGGCCCGCGCGCGCCAGGTCGGCTGGGAACGGGCGTTGTGGGAAGGTTTGCTTGCCGCGCTCGGTTACAAGCACAACGTCTGGCCGATGCGCCGTGTTGCGGAATTGCTGCCTTTGCTTGCGGCCGGCGATTCGAACAAGCGCGGTGCCGTGCTTTCCCTGCAGGCGCGTTTGCTGGGCGTGAGCGGAATGCTGCCCGCGGAACTGCCCCGCACTCAGAGCGGCGCGGACGACTATCTCCGCCGCATCTGGGATCATTGGTGGCGCGAACGCGGGGAATTCGTGGACGTGACCCTCCCCCGCGCCCTCTGGCGTTTCAACGGACTGCGCCCGGCCAATCATCCGCAGCGCAGGCTGGCGCTGGCCGCACATTGGTTGGTGGAAGAGAATCTGCCGGACAAGCTGGAACGCTGGTTTACAAGCGAGATCAGTGACGGCGGGTTGTCGGGTTCGCTCATGGAGGTTTTCCAGGCCGGACGAGACGACTTCTGGTCATCACACTGGACGCTTCGTTCGGCGCGAATGGCCAAACCACAGCCGTTACTGGGCGCTCACCGGGTTACGGACCTGGCGGTGAACGTGGTCCTTCCATGGTTTTGGACTCGCGCCGAGGCAGGAAGGAATTCAACGCTACAACAGGCGGCCGAACATCGCTACTATTCCTGGCCGGCGTCGGAAGACAACGCCCTGTTGCGTCTGGCGAGGCAGCGTTTGCTGGCGGGCGCGAACGCCCGGGCTCCGTGGACGGCTGCCCGGCAACAGGGTCTGCTGCAAATTGTGCGCGACTTCTGTGACCACTCGAACTCGCTTTGCGAAAACTGCCGTTTTCCGGAATTGGTCCGAAACCTCGACGCCACCGCGGCGGAATGA
- a CDS encoding LysE family transporter, whose amino-acid sequence MTTTFLVKGVIVGFSIAAPVGPIGVLCIRRTLTEGRLAGLASGLGAATADAFYGAVAVFGLTAISSLFVGHQILLRLAGGLFPCCLGVNTFLSRPGARAATPGKVSLAGAYSSTLVLTLTNPVTILLFAGVFAGLGVGNRMENHLGASLVVSGVFFGSAAWWLLLCGGVAVFRNQFDTQGLRRVNRVSGVVITVFGLMAIFSLKQ is encoded by the coding sequence ATGACAACAACCTTTCTGGTCAAGGGCGTGATCGTGGGATTCTCAATTGCCGCGCCGGTTGGACCCATCGGCGTGCTCTGCATCCGCCGCACTTTGACGGAAGGCCGCCTTGCCGGGCTGGCGTCCGGACTCGGCGCGGCCACCGCAGACGCTTTTTACGGCGCCGTGGCAGTTTTCGGATTGACCGCCATTTCAAGCCTCTTCGTCGGCCACCAAATATTGCTTCGACTCGCCGGTGGCCTGTTTCCCTGCTGTCTCGGAGTTAACACGTTCCTCTCCAGGCCGGGCGCGCGGGCCGCGACGCCGGGAAAAGTCAGCCTCGCCGGCGCATATAGTTCAACGCTTGTGCTTACACTGACCAATCCTGTGACGATTCTGCTGTTCGCGGGCGTTTTCGCCGGGCTTGGCGTGGGGAATAGGATGGAAAACCATCTCGGCGCGAGTTTGGTGGTTTCGGGCGTGTTCTTTGGCTCAGCAGCGTGGTGGCTGTTGTTGTGCGGCGGTGTTGCCGTGTTTCGGAACCAGTTCGACACTCAGGGATTGCGCCGTGTGAACCGCGTCTCGGGTGTCGTCATCACCGTTTTTGGATTGA